One segment of Solanum stenotomum isolate F172 chromosome 1, ASM1918654v1, whole genome shotgun sequence DNA contains the following:
- the LOC125856636 gene encoding uncharacterized protein LOC125856636: MVDPTKIAAIRGWVRSTSVTEVRSFVGLASYYRRFVEGFSTIATPLTRLTLLDVLFEWSEECELSFRKLKELLTTGHSSFSAERLARIYIRELVRLHGVTVSIISNWGAQFTSRFWRTFQDELGTHVNLIIALKPTDRCYHSSIQMALFEAFYSRRNRSLIGWFESTKPRPRGTDLIQEALE; encoded by the exons ATGGTAGATCCGACAAAGATTGCGGCTATTCGTGGTTGGGTTAGGTCCACTTCGGTGACTGAGGTTCGGAGCTTCGTCGGTTTGGCAAGCTACTACAGACGGTTTGTGGAGGGTTTTTCAACTATTGCAACACCTTTGACCCGGTTGACCCTCCTTGATGTTCTGTTTGAGTGGTCTGAGGAGTGTGAGTTGAGCTTTCGGAAGCTCAAGGAGTTGCTGACTACTGGTCAT TCTTCATTcagtgctgagaggttagcCCGTATCTACATTCGTGAGTtggttcgtcttcatggtgtgACTGTCTCCATTATATCAAATTGGGGTGCTCAGTTTACTTCTAGATTTTGGAGAACTTTTCAAGATGAGTTGGGTACCCACGTTAACCTAATCATAGCTTTGAAACCCACAGACAGATG ctaccattctagcatccagatggcccTATTCGAGGCCTTTTATAGTAGGCGTAATCGCTCTctgattggttggtttgaatcTACAAAGCCCAGACCGCGTGGTACAGACTTGATTCAGGAGGCTTTGGAGTAG